One genomic segment of Oncorhynchus clarkii lewisi isolate Uvic-CL-2024 unplaced genomic scaffold, UVic_Ocla_1.0 unplaced_contig_1139_pilon_pilon, whole genome shotgun sequence includes these proteins:
- the LOC139402168 gene encoding GTPase KRas-like — MTEYKLVVVGAGGVGKSALTIQLIQNHFVDEYDPTIEDSYRKQVVIDGETCLLDILDTAGQEEYSAMRDQYMRTGEGFLCVFAINNIKSFEDVHLYREQINRVKDSDSVPMVLVGNKSDLGSRSVESRQAQELARGYGVPFVETSAKTRQGVEEAFYSLVREIRRYKETNRSNKKSKKSTQRRCTIL; from the exons ATGACTGAGTATAAGCTTGTTGTGGTGGGTGCTGGAGGTGTTGGGAAGAGTGCCTTAACTATCCAGCTCATCCAGAATCACTTTGTGGATGAATATGACCCCACCATCGAG GACTCGTACAGGAAGCAGGTGGTGATTGACGGAGAGACGTGTCTGCTGGACATCCTGGACACAGCAGGTCAGGAGGAGTACAGCGCCATGAGGGACCAGTACATGAGGACAGGCGAAGGCTTCCTTTGTGTGTTCGCCATCAACAACATCAAGTCCTTTGAGGACGTTCACCTGTACag AGAACAGATCAACAGGGTGAAGGACAGTGACAGTGTGCCTATGGTGCTGGTGGGGAACAAGAGTGACCTGGGGAGTCGGAGCGTGgagagcaggcaggctcaggagcTGGCCCGCGGCTATGGTGTGCCCTTCGTGGAGACCTCTGCCAAAACCAGACAG GGCGTGGAGGAGGCGTTCTACTCTCTAGTCAGAGAGATCAGGAGGTATAAGGAAACCAACCGCAGCAACAAGAAGAGCAAGAAGAGCACTCAGAGACGTTGCACCATTCTATAA